From a region of the Ascochyta rabiei chromosome 22, complete sequence genome:
- a CDS encoding Dolichyl-phosphate beta-glucosyltransferase, translating to MSNRAFDTSRLGAGYGFESFPQKKLEMPPTWAILVGLSFLVGALLFWTYIALTLFAPSPRQPRPSEKQYITVLPDGTRSLPKQLPCWLDKWAAEKELAKKEAAKAPGTKVVIPPQMPIEEAELFMTVVVPAYNEEERMSGMLEEAVDYLQSQYGSAHDGEKGIGTEKGWEILIVSDGSTDGTVDKALEFAKEHQLSEHPVPVAGPWTKNGTETTLPSTHIPHGSIRIITLEVNRGKGGAVTHGMRHARGQYIVFADADGASRFSDLGKLVEGCKKIEDIDGRGVAIGSRSHLVGSEAVVKRSKLRNFLMYSFHLLLRVMTPAATARIKDTQCGFKLFSRPSLPYIVPYMHSEGWIFDVEMLMLAESADIAMIEVAIGWKEVMGSKLNVIWDSIGMAWGLALLRVCWLIGIWQRD from the exons ATGTCGAACCGCGCGTTTGATACATCAAGGCTAGGCGCCGGCTATGGCTTTGAGAGTTTCCCTCAGAAAAAGCTGGAAATGCCACCGACCTGGGCGATTCTTGTGGGATTGAGCTTCTTGGTGGGCGCATTGTTATTCTGG ACATACATTGCTCTCACGCTATTCGCACCCTCTCCTCGACAGCCTCGGCCATCCGAAAAGCAGTACATAACAGTACTACCGGACGGCACTCGAAGCCTACCAAAGCAGCTACCATGTTGGCTCGATAAGTGGGCAGCAGAGAAGGAATTGGCAAAGAAGGAAGCTGCGAAGGCACCAGGAACTAAAGTTGTGATACCACCGCAGATGCCAATTGAGGAGGCGGAGCTGTTCATGACCGTTGTAGTGCCTGCTTACAACGAGGAGGAACGTATGAGTGGCATGCTAGAAGAGGCAGTGGACTACCTCCAGAGCCAATATGGCTCGGCACATGATGGTGAAAAAGGCATCGGTACAGAGAAGGGCTGGGAGATCTTGATCGTCAGCGATGGTAGCACAGACGGGACGGTCGACAAGGCGCTGGAGTTTGCCAAAGAACACCAATTGAGTGAACATCCCGTACCAGTCGCTGGACCATGGACCAAAAACGGCACCGAAACGACGCTTCCTTCTACGCATATACCGCACGGTAGCATCCGTATTATTACCCTGGAGGTGAACCGAGGCAAGGGTGGTGCGGTGACACATGGCATGAGGCACGCCAGAGGCCAATACATTGTGTTCGCAGATGCAGATGGCGCAAGTCGATTCAGCGATCTCGGCAAGTTAGTCGAAGGGTGTAAGAAGATCGAGGACATTGATGGACGAGGTGTCGCAATTGGCAGCCGATCTCATCTCGTTGGCAGCGAAGCTGTTGTCAAG CGCTCCAAGCTCCGTAACTTTCTCATGTACTCCTTCCACCTACTGCTCCGCGTCATGACCCCAGCAGCAACTGCGCGCATCAAAGACACCCAGTGCGGCTTCAAGCTTTTCTCCCGGCCTTCTTTGCCTTACATCGTACCCTATATGCACTCCGAAGGCTGGATCTTCGATGTCGAGATGCTCATGTTGGCCGAGAGCGCCGACATCGCCATGATCGAAGTTGCTATTGGGTGGAAAGAGGTTATGGGAAGCAAGCTCAACGTTATCTGGGATAGCATCGGTATGGCTTGGGGATTGGCGCTTCTGAGAGTGTGCTGGCTTATAGGAATATGGCAGAGGGACTAG